From Carassius auratus strain Wakin chromosome 1, ASM336829v1, whole genome shotgun sequence, the proteins below share one genomic window:
- the vps54 gene encoding vacuolar protein sorting-associated protein 54 isoform X2, giving the protein MSSNQGSPPIPQSSDGLFRKPRDPSVAPRHYRRVRSLPDVCPKEPPGEAGALCDGPSVVADQHRWTVYNSKVNLPAALNDPRLAKRESDFFTKTWGLDFTETEVMPSFYLPNISREHFSSYLQETAQREKIHERCKNICLNKDDLAVPTITNNHDKARAELEQVPKIFMKPEFVLNDPATFNAVLPWSHFSVAGGKNSRDVASSRLLQEKLSHYLDVVEVSIARQISLRSEAFFHAMSSQHELQDRLRETSDAVAKLRARTAAIDRVMCRGPLQALRDTLTRNNCIKLHNKLKLMAAVHQTQPTVQLLLSTSEFVGALELIATTKEVLQQELQGIHSFRHLGSQLCEMERLIDKMMVADFSTYTQSDLSRAFEEDAQVLEKVPQQPAASGKDRLQSLVFGLLRQRKLDFLDIYSEEMIRAAKNIVRQCVMKSVSQISEIDADTVKFHEQMRLMTFHQWFDLLLDIFEHFILFLKRIKATLSVIRNVVLEVLDSSQRSRLADANHSDGRTNEEEEEAESGGPALHSGEAELAYLTHEGLFISDALNEAEQRSNAAAHAQLRAQTHTETCGSDSASVTTESSSSREHNSNTTSSLPIGGAAAIEDVMPSDLELSRVASNVQELLYTASDVSHDRCVKVLMTRAKDGSLERLSASEFVCLSQAVESFVRDTEELCGRRSMSLRGALQSQANRFVQRFHEERKTKLSLLLDNERWKQAEVPAEFQDLVDSIADGRIMLPERRHTGSEDRKPGEFLCVDAQKYAVVGTVLLLIRMFLEYCQCVNDIPSITTDILTRLADLLKHFNSRSCQLVLGAGALQVVGLKTITTRNLALASRCLQLVVHYIPVIRAHFETRLQPRQYSILRHLDHITKDYNDHIAEISAKLVAIMDSMFEKALSKYEVKAPMPSACLRNVCKQMAKMHEAINELLPEEQTQMLFLRINASFKLHLKRQLARLGVGNDGGPQYGLVMVDVAFYSENVQALRSLEHLDLNMPEIWEQKR; this is encoded by the exons ATGTCCTCAAATCAGGGCTCGCCTCCGATCCCTCAATCCAGCGATGGACTCTTCCGGAAGCCCAGGGACCCTTCGGTGGCCCCCAGACACTATCGAAGGGTGCGCTCCTTACCGGACGTGTGCCCTAAAGAGCCCCCCG GTGAGGCTGGAGCTCTCTGTGATGGGCCGTCTGTTGTGGCTGACCAGCACCGCTGGACTGTGTATAACTCTAAAGTGAACCTCCCCGCGGCCCTCAATGACCCCAGGCTGGCCAAGAGAGAGTCAGACTTCTTCACTAAGACCTGGGGCCTGGACTTCACCGAGACCGAGGTCATGCCTTCCTTCTACCTGCCCAACATCAGCCGAGAACACTTCAGCTCGTACCTGCAGGAGACGGCTCAG AGGGAGAAGATTCACGAGCGCTGTAAGAACATCTGCCTGAACAAAGACGATCTGGCAGTGCCCACCATCACCAATAATCACG ATAAAGCCAGAGCTGAACTGGAGCAGGTGCCCAAG ATCTTCATGAAGCCTGAGTTTGTGCTGAATGATCCAGCCACGTTTAACGCAGTGTTGCCGTGGTCTCACTTCAGCGTCGCCGGGGGCAAAAACAGCCGAGATGTTGCGTCGTCACGGTTACTGCAGGAAAAG TTGAGTCACTATCTGGACGTGGTGGAGGTGAGCATCGCTCGGCAGATCTCTCTCCGCTCCGAGGCTTTTTTTCACGCCATGTCGTCGCAGCACGAGCTCCAGGATCGTCTGCGAGAGACGTCCGATGCTGTGGCCAAGCTCCGCGCACGCACCGCCGCCATCGACCGTGTGATGTGCCGCGGGCCACTGCAAGCACTGCGGGACACTCTGACCCGCAACAACTGCATCAAGCTACACAACAAGCTGAAGCTGATGGCGGCCGTGCACCAGACGCAGCCCACCGTGCAGCTTCTGCTCTCCACCTCAGAGTTCGTCGGCGCGCTGGAGCTCATCGCCACCACCAAAGAAGTGCTGCAGCAGGAACTGCAGGGGATTCACAGCTTCAG GCACCTGGGTTCTCAGCTCTGTGAGATGGAGAGGTTGATCGATAAGATGATGGTGGCCGATTTCTCCACCTACACTCAGAGCGATCTCAGTCGAGCCTTTGAGGAGGACGCTCAGGTCCTGGAGAAG GTCCCACAGCAGCCTGCAGCGTCAGGAAAG GATCGCTTGCAGTCTCTGGTCTTCGGCCTGTTGAGACAGAGGAAGCTGGATTTCCTGGACATCTACAGCGAGGAGATGATCCGAGCAGCTAAGAACATCGTTCGACAG TGTGTTATGAAGTCTGTGTCGCAGATCAGTGAGATCGATGCAGACACTGTCAA atTTCACGAGCAGATGCGCTTGATGACGTTTCATCAGTGGTTTGATCTGCTGCTGGATATTTTTGAGCACTTCATCCTGTTCCTCAAGAGGATCAAG GCTACGCTCAGCGTCATCCGCAACGTGGTGCTGGAGGTGCTGGACAGCAGCCAGAGGAGTCGGCTAGCAGACGCCAATCATTCTGACGGCAGGACcaatgaggaggaagaggaggcggAGTCTGGAGGCCCCGCCCTTCATTCAGGAGAGGCGGAGCTTGCGTATCTCACTCACGAGGGGCTGTTCATCAGCGATGCGCTGAATGAAGCGGAGCAACGCAGTAATGCAGCAGCACACGCGCAGCTgagagcacagacacacacagagacctgCGGGAGCGACTCGGCCTCCGTAACCACCGAATCATCCTCCAGCAGGGAACACAACTCTAACACTACCTCCTCCCTGCCCATAGGAGGCGCTGCTGCCAT TGAGGACGTCATGCCGTCTGATCTGGAGTTGAGTCGGGTGGCCAGTAACGTTCAGGAGCTGCTGTACACGGCTTCAGACGTCAGTCACGACCGCTGCGTCAAAGTGCTGATGACCCGAGCCAAG GACGGCTCCCTGGAGCGCTTGAGCGCGTCAGAGTTTGTGTGTTTGAGTCAAGCGGTGGAGTCGTTCGTCAGAGACACTGAAGAGCTGTGCGGCCGGCGCAGCATGAGCCTGAGGGGGGCGCTGCAGAGTCAGGCCAACCGCTTCGTGCAGCGCTTCCATGAAGAGCGCAAGACTAAACTCAG tctgcTGCTGGATAACGAGCGCTGGAAGCAGGCTGAGGTCCCGGCTGAGTTTCAGGATCTGGTCGACTCCATCGCTGACGGACGCATCATGCTGCCCGAGCGCAGACACACAG GGTCCGAGGACAGGAAGCCCGGTGAGTTTCTGTGCGTCGATGCGCAGAAGTACGCTGTGGTGGG GACGGTGCTGCTGCTGATCCGGATGTTTCTGGAGTACTGCCAGTGTGTGAACGACATCCCCTCCATCACCACCGACATCCTCACGCGCCTCGCCGACCtgctcaag CACTTCAATTCTCGCAGCTGTCAGCTGGTGCTGGGGGCGGGAGCTCTGCAAGTGGTGGGCCTGAAAACCATCACCACCAGAAACCTGG CTCTGGCGTCTCGCTGTCTTCAGCTGGTGGTTCACTACATCCCTGTGATCCGAGCACACTTTGAGACCAGACTGCAGCCCAGACAGTACAGCATACTGAGACACTTGGACCACATCACCAAG GACTACAACGATCACATCGCGGAGATCTCTGCCAAGCTTGTGGCCATCATGGACAGTATGTTTGAGAAGGCTCTGTCTAAG TACGAGGTGAAGGCGCCGATGCCGTCTGCGTGTTTGCGTAATGTGTGTAAACAGATGGCCAAGATGCACGAGGCTATTAATGAGCTGTTACCAGAGGAGCAGACGCAG ATGCTGTTCCTCAGGATAAACGCCAGCTTTAAGCTGCATCTGAAGAGACAGTTAGCGCGGCTGGGAGTCGGCAATGATGGTGGACCTCAGTATGG gctgGTGATGGTGGACGTGGCGTTTTACTCGGAGAACGTGCAGGCTCTGCGCTCTCTGGAGCATCTGGACTTAAACATGCCGGAGATCTGGGAGCAGAAAAGGTGA